A part of Neodiprion pinetum isolate iyNeoPine1 chromosome 4, iyNeoPine1.2, whole genome shotgun sequence genomic DNA contains:
- the LOC124216913 gene encoding very long chain fatty acid elongase 7-like isoform X1 has translation MNEYKALIRGSADRNENDTMSGILEWYRDVMYNKNDPRTSEWFLISGPGPIVTIVVTYIYFSVWAGPKYMRDKKPYSLKTLLLVYNFTQVLASIYLVYEGLMSGWLYNYSYTCQPVDYSESPEAMRMARAVYLYFICKLVELLDTVFFVLRKKQRQISFLHVYHHAMMPMCGWIGVRFVAGGHPTLLGVINSFIHIIMYSYYMLSAMGPEVQKYLWWKKHLTSMQIIQFCIIFVHNAQMMFNDCKFPKQLTVLLLLNASAFLYMFGSFYVKNYMKNVSSNPQNLAKNVNAVANGSSQALKAE, from the exons ATGAACGAATACAAAGCG TTGATCCGGGGATCCGCCGATCGAAACGAGAACGACACGATGTCGGGAATATTGGAATGGTACCGGGACGTGATGTACAACAAGAATG ATCCGAGGACCAGCGAGTGGTTCCTGATATCCGGTCCAGGTCCGATAGTGACGATAGTGGTGACTTACATATACTTCAGCGTATGGGCTGGTCCCAAGTACATGAGGGACAAGAAACCATACTCGTTGAAGACCCTGCTCCTCGTCTACAACTTCACCCAAGTACTAGCGAGCATCTACTTGGTCTACGAAGGCCTGATGTCCGGATGGCTTTACAACTACAGCTACACGTGTCAGCCTGTTGATTATTCAGAAAGCCCAGAAGCTATGCGG ATGGCGAGAGCGGTGTACCTCTACTTCATCTGCAAGCTTGTCGAGCTCCTGGACACCGTGTTCTTCGTCCTGCGAAAGAAGCAGCGACAAATATCGTTCCTCCACGTTTATCACCACGCCATGATGCCGATGTGCGGATGGATCGGCGTCCGTTTCGTGGCCGGTGGGCACCCGACGCTCCTCGGTGTGATAAACTCGTTCATCCACATAATCATGTACTCGTATTACATGCTCTCGGCGATGGGACCGGAAGTGCAAAAGTACCTCTGGTGGAAGAAGCACCTTACGTCGATGCAGATAATACAGTTCTGCATAATATTCGTCCACAACGCCCAGATGATGTTCAACGACTGTAAGTTCCCGAAGCAGCTCACCGTCCTTCTTCTCCTCAACGCCTCCGCCTTCCTCTACATGTTCGGCTCGTTCTACGTTAAAAACTACATGAAGAATGTCTCATCCAACCCCCAGAATCTCGCGAAGAACGTCAACGCCGTCGCCAACGGCTCGTCGCAAGCTCTGAAGGCCGAGTAA
- the LOC124216913 gene encoding very long chain fatty acid elongase 7-like isoform X3 — translation MEGLIRGSADRNENDTMSGILEWYRDVMYNKNDPRTSEWFLISGPGPIVTIVVTYIYFSVWAGPKYMRDKKPYSLKTLLLVYNFTQVLASIYLVYEGLMSGWLYNYSYTCQPVDYSESPEAMRMARAVYLYFICKLVELLDTVFFVLRKKQRQISFLHVYHHAMMPMCGWIGVRFVAGGHPTLLGVINSFIHIIMYSYYMLSAMGPEVQKYLWWKKHLTSMQIIQFCIIFVHNAQMMFNDCKFPKQLTVLLLLNASAFLYMFGSFYVKNYMKNVSSNPQNLAKNVNAVANGSSQALKAE, via the exons ATGGAAGGG TTGATCCGGGGATCCGCCGATCGAAACGAGAACGACACGATGTCGGGAATATTGGAATGGTACCGGGACGTGATGTACAACAAGAATG ATCCGAGGACCAGCGAGTGGTTCCTGATATCCGGTCCAGGTCCGATAGTGACGATAGTGGTGACTTACATATACTTCAGCGTATGGGCTGGTCCCAAGTACATGAGGGACAAGAAACCATACTCGTTGAAGACCCTGCTCCTCGTCTACAACTTCACCCAAGTACTAGCGAGCATCTACTTGGTCTACGAAGGCCTGATGTCCGGATGGCTTTACAACTACAGCTACACGTGTCAGCCTGTTGATTATTCAGAAAGCCCAGAAGCTATGCGG ATGGCGAGAGCGGTGTACCTCTACTTCATCTGCAAGCTTGTCGAGCTCCTGGACACCGTGTTCTTCGTCCTGCGAAAGAAGCAGCGACAAATATCGTTCCTCCACGTTTATCACCACGCCATGATGCCGATGTGCGGATGGATCGGCGTCCGTTTCGTGGCCGGTGGGCACCCGACGCTCCTCGGTGTGATAAACTCGTTCATCCACATAATCATGTACTCGTATTACATGCTCTCGGCGATGGGACCGGAAGTGCAAAAGTACCTCTGGTGGAAGAAGCACCTTACGTCGATGCAGATAATACAGTTCTGCATAATATTCGTCCACAACGCCCAGATGATGTTCAACGACTGTAAGTTCCCGAAGCAGCTCACCGTCCTTCTTCTCCTCAACGCCTCCGCCTTCCTCTACATGTTCGGCTCGTTCTACGTTAAAAACTACATGAAGAATGTCTCATCCAACCCCCAGAATCTCGCGAAGAACGTCAACGCCGTCGCCAACGGCTCGTCGCAAGCTCTGAAGGCCGAGTAA
- the LOC124216913 gene encoding very long chain fatty acid elongase 7-like isoform X4 has protein sequence MSGILEWYRDVMYNKNDPRTSEWFLISGPGPIVTIVVTYIYFSVWAGPKYMRDKKPYSLKTLLLVYNFTQVLASIYLVYEGLMSGWLYNYSYTCQPVDYSESPEAMRMARAVYLYFICKLVELLDTVFFVLRKKQRQISFLHVYHHAMMPMCGWIGVRFVAGGHPTLLGVINSFIHIIMYSYYMLSAMGPEVQKYLWWKKHLTSMQIIQFCIIFVHNAQMMFNDCKFPKQLTVLLLLNASAFLYMFGSFYVKNYMKNVSSNPQNLAKNVNAVANGSSQALKAE, from the exons ATGTCGGGAATATTGGAATGGTACCGGGACGTGATGTACAACAAGAATG ATCCGAGGACCAGCGAGTGGTTCCTGATATCCGGTCCAGGTCCGATAGTGACGATAGTGGTGACTTACATATACTTCAGCGTATGGGCTGGTCCCAAGTACATGAGGGACAAGAAACCATACTCGTTGAAGACCCTGCTCCTCGTCTACAACTTCACCCAAGTACTAGCGAGCATCTACTTGGTCTACGAAGGCCTGATGTCCGGATGGCTTTACAACTACAGCTACACGTGTCAGCCTGTTGATTATTCAGAAAGCCCAGAAGCTATGCGG ATGGCGAGAGCGGTGTACCTCTACTTCATCTGCAAGCTTGTCGAGCTCCTGGACACCGTGTTCTTCGTCCTGCGAAAGAAGCAGCGACAAATATCGTTCCTCCACGTTTATCACCACGCCATGATGCCGATGTGCGGATGGATCGGCGTCCGTTTCGTGGCCGGTGGGCACCCGACGCTCCTCGGTGTGATAAACTCGTTCATCCACATAATCATGTACTCGTATTACATGCTCTCGGCGATGGGACCGGAAGTGCAAAAGTACCTCTGGTGGAAGAAGCACCTTACGTCGATGCAGATAATACAGTTCTGCATAATATTCGTCCACAACGCCCAGATGATGTTCAACGACTGTAAGTTCCCGAAGCAGCTCACCGTCCTTCTTCTCCTCAACGCCTCCGCCTTCCTCTACATGTTCGGCTCGTTCTACGTTAAAAACTACATGAAGAATGTCTCATCCAACCCCCAGAATCTCGCGAAGAACGTCAACGCCGTCGCCAACGGCTCGTCGCAAGCTCTGAAGGCCGAGTAA
- the LOC124216913 gene encoding very long chain fatty acid elongase 7-like isoform X2 — protein MLILIRGSADRNENDTMSGILEWYRDVMYNKNDPRTSEWFLISGPGPIVTIVVTYIYFSVWAGPKYMRDKKPYSLKTLLLVYNFTQVLASIYLVYEGLMSGWLYNYSYTCQPVDYSESPEAMRMARAVYLYFICKLVELLDTVFFVLRKKQRQISFLHVYHHAMMPMCGWIGVRFVAGGHPTLLGVINSFIHIIMYSYYMLSAMGPEVQKYLWWKKHLTSMQIIQFCIIFVHNAQMMFNDCKFPKQLTVLLLLNASAFLYMFGSFYVKNYMKNVSSNPQNLAKNVNAVANGSSQALKAE, from the exons ATGTTAATT TTGATCCGGGGATCCGCCGATCGAAACGAGAACGACACGATGTCGGGAATATTGGAATGGTACCGGGACGTGATGTACAACAAGAATG ATCCGAGGACCAGCGAGTGGTTCCTGATATCCGGTCCAGGTCCGATAGTGACGATAGTGGTGACTTACATATACTTCAGCGTATGGGCTGGTCCCAAGTACATGAGGGACAAGAAACCATACTCGTTGAAGACCCTGCTCCTCGTCTACAACTTCACCCAAGTACTAGCGAGCATCTACTTGGTCTACGAAGGCCTGATGTCCGGATGGCTTTACAACTACAGCTACACGTGTCAGCCTGTTGATTATTCAGAAAGCCCAGAAGCTATGCGG ATGGCGAGAGCGGTGTACCTCTACTTCATCTGCAAGCTTGTCGAGCTCCTGGACACCGTGTTCTTCGTCCTGCGAAAGAAGCAGCGACAAATATCGTTCCTCCACGTTTATCACCACGCCATGATGCCGATGTGCGGATGGATCGGCGTCCGTTTCGTGGCCGGTGGGCACCCGACGCTCCTCGGTGTGATAAACTCGTTCATCCACATAATCATGTACTCGTATTACATGCTCTCGGCGATGGGACCGGAAGTGCAAAAGTACCTCTGGTGGAAGAAGCACCTTACGTCGATGCAGATAATACAGTTCTGCATAATATTCGTCCACAACGCCCAGATGATGTTCAACGACTGTAAGTTCCCGAAGCAGCTCACCGTCCTTCTTCTCCTCAACGCCTCCGCCTTCCTCTACATGTTCGGCTCGTTCTACGTTAAAAACTACATGAAGAATGTCTCATCCAACCCCCAGAATCTCGCGAAGAACGTCAACGCCGTCGCCAACGGCTCGTCGCAAGCTCTGAAGGCCGAGTAA